From Nguyenibacter vanlangensis, one genomic window encodes:
- a CDS encoding nicotinate phosphoribosyltransferase, with the protein MSAAHENEAFGPSQALDDGTIAARTDAYFNRTREIVTRFGDRQVTYAMFIRRPVISAPRLMTAWLENVARARGIAITHEVMCPEGAWVGAGEPLVYVTGSFAALAPLETLLLQKLGPPCVAAHNAYQMALALPGVRFLAMEARHCAGFEMQEQMAYAASVGSRAAQREGALGFVGGANDATAGFFGDLPGLGTMPHALVGYAGSTLRAAEMFHETYPDSDLVVLVDYFGREITDALEVCRAFPDLAAAGRVAVRLDTHGGRFLEGLDPQSSYAALERNTPGTIRRYRSDTELRHLVGTGVSAAAVWRMREALNEAGFAKVRIIVSSGFSVEKCMVMADAHAPIDVVGTGSFIPDRWSETYATADIVSYDGQPLVKVGREFLLRKARDRAVPSAS; encoded by the coding sequence ATGTCCGCAGCACACGAAAACGAGGCTTTCGGACCGTCTCAGGCCCTGGATGACGGGACGATCGCCGCGCGGACAGACGCCTATTTCAACCGGACGCGGGAGATCGTGACCCGCTTCGGCGACCGGCAGGTGACCTATGCCATGTTCATCCGCCGGCCGGTCATCTCGGCCCCGAGGCTGATGACCGCGTGGCTGGAAAACGTGGCGCGGGCGCGCGGCATCGCGATCACGCACGAGGTCATGTGCCCCGAAGGCGCCTGGGTCGGCGCGGGTGAGCCGCTGGTCTACGTCACCGGTTCGTTCGCGGCGCTGGCGCCGCTGGAGACTCTGCTGCTGCAGAAGCTGGGACCGCCCTGCGTCGCCGCGCACAATGCCTATCAGATGGCGCTGGCGCTGCCCGGCGTGCGTTTCCTGGCCATGGAAGCCCGGCATTGCGCGGGGTTCGAGATGCAGGAGCAGATGGCCTATGCCGCGTCGGTCGGCAGCCGGGCGGCGCAGCGCGAGGGCGCGCTGGGCTTCGTCGGCGGGGCGAACGACGCGACGGCCGGATTCTTCGGTGACCTGCCGGGCCTGGGTACCATGCCCCACGCGCTGGTGGGCTATGCGGGGTCGACCCTGCGTGCGGCGGAGATGTTCCACGAGACCTATCCCGATTCCGACCTGGTCGTGCTGGTCGATTATTTCGGGCGCGAGATCACCGATGCGCTGGAGGTCTGCCGCGCCTTTCCCGACCTGGCGGCGGCCGGCCGCGTCGCGGTGCGGCTGGACACGCATGGCGGCCGCTTCCTGGAGGGGCTGGACCCGCAATCGTCCTATGCCGCGCTGGAGCGCAACACGCCGGGCACCATCCGCCGCTATCGCTCGGACACCGAACTGCGCCACCTGGTCGGCACCGGGGTTTCGGCCGCTGCCGTCTGGCGCATGCGCGAGGCGCTGAACGAAGCGGGATTCGCCAAGGTGCGGATCATCGTCTCGTCGGGCTTCAGCGTCGAGAAATGCATGGTCATGGCCGATGCCCATGCCCCGATCGACGTCGTCGGCACCGGTTCCTTCATCCCCGACCGGTGGTCGGAGACCTATGCCACCGCCGACATCGTGTCCTATGACGGCCAGCCGCTGGTGAAGGTGGGGCGCGAATTCCTGCTGCGCAAAGCGCGCGACCGCGCGGTGCCGTCAGCGTCGTAA
- a CDS encoding class II 3-deoxy-7-phosphoheptulonate synthase: MSAMHTQNSSSRQAWTPESWRSFPVRQVPAYPDQDALRAVEERLRRYPPLVFAGEARRLKASLAEASRGKAFVLQGGACAESFGEFTADIVRDTFRVLLQMAVVLTFGAKVPVIKIGRMAGQYAKPRSSETETIGGTSLPSYRGDIINGPDFTPAARIPDPVRMETGYFQSAGVMNLLRAFAGGGYANLHEVHRWNLGFVERSPLAQRYGVLAERIDETLAFMAACGMTGARQMDETEFYTSHEALLLPYEQALTRIDSTSGEWYDCSAHFVWIGDRTRQPDGAHVEFLRGVRNPIGIKVGPSTTIDDLERLLDILNPQDEAGRISLISRMGAEGVGRHLPPLLRKVMASGRTVTWLCDPMHGNTISTVNKIKTRSFEAILAEIRGFFDVFQAEGAHPGGVHVEMTGQDVTECVGGAHRLTEADLGERYETFCDPRLNAEQSLEMAFLLAEELTTRLRGTPVRDSAKGSEAA, encoded by the coding sequence ATGAGTGCGATGCACACACAGAACAGTTCTTCCCGGCAGGCCTGGACGCCGGAGAGCTGGCGGTCGTTTCCCGTGCGCCAGGTGCCGGCCTATCCCGACCAGGACGCGCTGCGCGCGGTCGAGGAGCGGCTGCGCCGCTATCCGCCGCTGGTCTTCGCGGGCGAGGCGCGGCGGCTGAAGGCCAGCCTGGCCGAGGCGTCGCGCGGCAAGGCGTTCGTGCTGCAGGGCGGCGCCTGCGCCGAGAGCTTCGGCGAGTTCACCGCCGATATCGTCCGTGACACGTTCCGCGTGCTGCTGCAGATGGCGGTGGTGCTGACCTTCGGCGCCAAGGTGCCGGTGATCAAGATCGGCCGCATGGCCGGGCAGTATGCCAAGCCCCGGTCGTCCGAGACCGAGACGATCGGCGGGACCAGCCTGCCGTCCTATCGCGGCGACATCATCAACGGGCCGGATTTCACGCCCGCGGCCCGCATTCCCGATCCGGTGCGCATGGAGACCGGCTATTTCCAGTCGGCGGGGGTGATGAACCTGCTGCGGGCCTTCGCCGGCGGCGGCTATGCCAACCTGCATGAGGTCCATCGCTGGAATCTCGGCTTCGTCGAGCGCTCGCCGCTGGCCCAGCGCTATGGCGTGCTGGCCGAGCGCATCGACGAGACCCTGGCCTTCATGGCGGCCTGCGGCATGACGGGCGCGCGCCAGATGGACGAGACCGAGTTCTATACCTCGCACGAGGCGCTGCTGCTGCCGTACGAGCAGGCGCTGACGCGAATCGATTCGACCTCGGGCGAATGGTACGATTGTTCGGCGCATTTCGTCTGGATCGGCGACCGCACCCGCCAGCCGGACGGCGCGCATGTCGAGTTCCTGCGCGGCGTGCGCAATCCGATCGGCATCAAGGTCGGGCCCAGCACGACGATCGACGACCTGGAGCGGCTGCTGGACATCCTGAACCCGCAGGACGAGGCCGGGCGGATCTCGCTGATCTCACGCATGGGGGCCGAGGGCGTGGGCAGGCACCTGCCGCCGCTGCTGCGCAAGGTCATGGCGTCGGGCCGCACGGTCACGTGGTTGTGCGATCCGATGCACGGCAACACGATTTCGACCGTCAACAAGATCAAGACCCGGTCGTTCGAGGCCATCCTGGCCGAGATTCGCGGCTTTTTCGACGTGTTCCAGGCCGAGGGCGCCCATCCCGGCGGGGTGCATGTCGAGATGACCGGCCAGGACGTCACCGAATGCGTGGGGGGGGCCCACCGCTTGACGGAGGCCGATCTTGGTGAACGCTATGAGACGTTCTGCGATCCGCGGCTGAATGCCGAGCAGTCGCTGGAAATGGCCTTCCTGCTGGCCGAGGAACTGACGACCCGCCTGCGCGGGACGCCGGTGCGGGATTCGGCGAAGGGATCGGAGGCCGCATAA